One part of the Microlunatus elymi genome encodes these proteins:
- a CDS encoding helix-turn-helix transcriptional regulator, translating to MANTSSRTLRLLSLLQTHRYWSGVELADRLDVSVRTLRRDVDRLRELGYPVQADRGIGGGYQLAPGASLPPLVLDDDEAVALAVGLQSAANGSLTGIAEASVRALAKVVQVMPRALRRRVEAVGSVTVAPQWEAIPQTDPDVLVLLAQACRDDERIRFDYVARGGANSSRRVDPARLVPVGHRWYLVGYDLDRGDWRSFRLDRISDPAATGIRFGRREMPGGDAAAFVQAGLSRNTGTTTVRAELLAEAAVVRDLIGRWATVEPAGAGRCRVELSAESPEWAIFALGVSGAEVVSAEPAEFAGQIGDWARRLGALGV from the coding sequence ATGGCGAACACCAGTTCTCGTACGCTCCGCCTGCTGTCGCTGCTGCAGACCCATCGCTACTGGTCCGGGGTCGAGCTGGCCGACCGGCTCGACGTCTCGGTCCGCACGCTCCGCCGCGACGTCGATCGGCTGCGCGAGCTCGGCTATCCGGTCCAGGCGGATCGCGGTATCGGCGGCGGCTACCAGCTGGCCCCCGGGGCGTCGCTGCCGCCGTTGGTGCTCGACGACGACGAGGCGGTGGCCCTTGCGGTCGGGTTGCAGTCGGCCGCGAACGGATCGCTGACCGGCATCGCCGAGGCTTCGGTCCGCGCCCTGGCCAAGGTGGTGCAGGTGATGCCGCGGGCCCTGCGCCGTCGGGTCGAGGCGGTCGGATCGGTGACCGTGGCGCCGCAGTGGGAGGCGATCCCGCAGACCGACCCGGACGTGCTGGTGCTGCTGGCCCAGGCCTGTCGCGACGACGAACGGATCCGCTTCGACTACGTCGCCCGCGGCGGTGCCAACAGCAGTCGGCGGGTCGACCCGGCCCGGCTGGTCCCGGTCGGGCATCGGTGGTATCTGGTCGGTTACGACCTCGATCGTGGCGACTGGAGAAGTTTTCGGCTGGACCGGATCAGCGATCCGGCCGCGACCGGGATCCGGTTCGGCCGCCGGGAGATGCCAGGCGGCGACGCAGCGGCCTTCGTCCAGGCCGGATTGAGTCGCAACACCGGTACGACGACGGTCCGGGCCGAGCTGCTGGCCGAGGCAGCGGTCGTACGCGACCTGATCGGCCGCTGGGCGACGGTCGAGCCGGCCGGGGCAGGCCGCTGCCGGGTCGAGCTGAGTGCCGAGTCGCCGGAGTGGGCGATCTTCGCCCTCGGCGTGTCCGGCGCCGAGGTGGTCAGCGCGGAACCTGCTGAATTCGCCGGTCAGATCGGCGATTGGGCCCGGCGTTTGGGAGCGCTGGGCGTTTGA
- a CDS encoding DinB family protein: protein MTATESTGTGSTDTALSQERADLLAALAHARHFLRFTARDLTDEQANTRSTVSELTVGGLIKHVTQVERNWAQFTVRGAEAMQVSDYTTWTEDDFAEYAEGFRLSDGETLAGVLADYDEAARETDRVLRDAPSLDTLIELPKAPWNTDTHWSARRVFQHICAETAQHAGHADIIRESLDGAKSMG, encoded by the coding sequence ATGACTGCCACCGAGAGCACCGGCACGGGAAGCACCGACACCGCACTGTCACAGGAGCGAGCCGACCTGCTGGCCGCCCTCGCCCATGCCCGTCACTTCCTGCGGTTCACCGCCCGCGACCTGACTGACGAGCAGGCCAACACTCGGAGCACCGTCAGCGAGCTGACCGTCGGCGGGCTGATCAAGCACGTCACCCAGGTCGAGCGGAATTGGGCCCAGTTCACCGTCCGGGGCGCCGAGGCGATGCAGGTCTCTGACTACACCACGTGGACCGAGGACGACTTCGCCGAGTACGCCGAGGGGTTCCGGCTGTCCGACGGCGAGACGCTGGCCGGGGTGCTGGCCGACTACGACGAGGCGGCGCGGGAGACCGACCGAGTGCTCCGGGACGCGCCGTCGCTGGACACCCTGATCGAGTTGCCGAAGGCGCCGTGGAACACGGACACCCATTGGTCGGCGCGGCGGGTCTTCCAGCACATCTGCGCCGAGACCGCCCAGCATGCCGGCCATGCCGACATCATCCGGGAGTCCCTGGACGGCGCCAAGAGCATGGGTTAG
- a CDS encoding RNA polymerase-binding protein RbpA, with product MGEAERGEAAPRLYVSYFCSNGHETRPAFAADAQVPDSWDCPRCGLPANLDSSNPPPPPKNEPYKTHLAYVKERRSDSEAAEILTEALTALRDRRARGEVIY from the coding sequence ATGGGAGAGGCCGAACGTGGCGAGGCGGCTCCGCGACTGTACGTGTCCTACTTCTGCAGCAACGGGCACGAGACCCGGCCCGCGTTCGCCGCGGACGCGCAGGTGCCGGACAGCTGGGACTGCCCGCGCTGCGGGTTGCCGGCCAACCTGGACTCGTCCAACCCGCCGCCGCCGCCGAAGAACGAGCCGTACAAGACACACCTGGCCTACGTGAAGGAGCGCCGCAGCGACTCCGAGGCCGCCGAGATCCTGACCGAGGCGCTGACCGCGCTCCGCGATCGTCGCGCCCGCGGCGAGGTCATCTACTGA
- the secG gene encoding preprotein translocase subunit SecG has translation MLAVSILLIVTSLALALFVLMHKGRGGGLSDLFGGGVSSSMGGVSVAERNLDRITIIVALIWLASIIGLGLMYKFGV, from the coding sequence ATGCTCGCGGTGTCGATCCTGCTGATCGTCACCAGTCTCGCCCTCGCCCTGTTCGTGCTGATGCACAAGGGCCGCGGTGGCGGCTTGTCCGACCTGTTCGGTGGCGGCGTCTCGTCCTCGATGGGCGGCGTCTCGGTGGCCGAGCGCAACCTGGACCGAATCACCATCATCGTCGCGCTGATCTGGCTGGCGAGCATCATCGGGCTCGGCCTGATGTACAAATTCGGGGTGTGA
- the tpiA gene encoding triose-phosphate isomerase — protein MRKPLMAGNWKMNLNHVEAVGLVQKLAWTLEDKKHDPEKSEVVVLPPFTDLRTVQTLVDGDRLKLGYGAQDVSAHNAGAYTGEVSAAMLHKLGCGYVLVGHSERRQYHGEDDALVNTKIKKLLRSGITPILCVGEARQTREAGEHVQHTTDQLAGALKDLNAEQASGIVVAYEPVWAIGTGQVATPDDAQEMSAAIRAKLAELHDQSVADAVRILYGGSVKAGNVAQIMAQPDVDGCLVGGASLVVEEFAAIARFYDLPVIDL, from the coding sequence ATGCGCAAGCCGCTGATGGCCGGCAACTGGAAGATGAATCTGAACCACGTCGAGGCCGTCGGCCTGGTGCAGAAGCTGGCCTGGACGTTGGAGGACAAGAAACACGACCCGGAGAAGTCCGAGGTGGTGGTGCTGCCGCCGTTCACCGACCTGCGTACCGTTCAGACCCTGGTGGACGGCGACCGGCTGAAGCTCGGCTACGGCGCCCAGGACGTCTCGGCGCACAACGCCGGCGCGTACACCGGCGAGGTGTCGGCGGCGATGCTGCACAAGCTCGGCTGCGGGTACGTCCTGGTCGGCCATTCCGAACGCCGGCAGTATCACGGCGAGGACGACGCGCTGGTGAACACCAAGATCAAGAAGTTGCTGCGGTCGGGTATCACGCCGATTCTGTGTGTGGGTGAGGCTCGGCAGACCCGGGAGGCCGGCGAGCACGTCCAGCACACCACCGATCAACTGGCCGGTGCGCTGAAGGACCTCAACGCCGAGCAGGCATCCGGCATCGTCGTCGCCTACGAGCCGGTGTGGGCGATCGGCACCGGCCAGGTGGCGACGCCCGACGACGCGCAGGAGATGTCCGCGGCGATCCGAGCCAAGCTGGCCGAGCTGCATGATCAATCGGTGGCCGACGCCGTCCGGATCCTGTACGGAGGTTCGGTCAAGGCCGGCAACGTGGCCCAGATCATGGCCCAGCCTGACGTCGACGGCTGCCTGGTCGGCGGCGCGAGCCTGGTGGTGGAGGAGTTCGCCGCGATCGCACGGTTCTACGACCTGCCGGTGATCGACCTCTGA
- a CDS encoding phosphoglycerate kinase: MKSVSDLGELRGKRVLIRCDLNVPLDDGRITDDGRIRASVPTLTQLREAGAKIIVLAHLGRPKGQVKPEFSLAPAAKRLGELLGTEVKLAGDVVGESATETVASLNDGEVAMLENVRFEPGEESKDEAERGALADKYAALGDVFVSDGFGVVHRKQASVYDLAGKLPNAAGGLVKAEVEVLRQLTEEPAEPYVVVLGGAKVSDKLAVIDNLLKTADTLVIGGGMLFTFLAAQGYEVGKSLLEQDQVEVVKGYLEQADKVGKKIVLPTDVIVAPEFKADAKPTVVGVDQIPQDQLGLDIGPESAAAFAAVIKDAKTVFWNGPMGVAEWAAFAGGTRAVAQALTEVDGLSVVGGGDSAAAVRDLGFADDQFGHISTGGGASLEYLEGKELPGLAVLG; encoded by the coding sequence ATGAAGTCTGTTTCCGATCTTGGTGAGCTGCGCGGCAAGCGGGTGCTGATCCGCTGCGACCTGAACGTCCCGCTGGACGACGGCAGGATCACCGACGACGGCCGGATCCGAGCGTCGGTGCCGACGCTGACCCAGCTCCGCGAGGCCGGGGCCAAGATCATCGTGCTGGCCCATCTCGGCCGGCCGAAGGGTCAGGTCAAGCCGGAGTTCTCACTGGCCCCCGCGGCGAAGCGGCTGGGCGAGTTGCTCGGCACCGAGGTCAAGCTGGCCGGTGATGTGGTGGGCGAGTCCGCGACCGAAACCGTTGCCTCGTTGAACGACGGCGAGGTCGCGATGCTGGAGAACGTCCGGTTCGAGCCGGGCGAGGAGTCCAAGGACGAGGCCGAACGGGGCGCGTTGGCGGACAAGTACGCCGCGCTCGGCGATGTCTTCGTCTCCGACGGTTTCGGCGTCGTCCATCGCAAGCAGGCTTCGGTTTACGACCTTGCCGGCAAGCTGCCGAACGCCGCCGGCGGACTGGTCAAGGCCGAGGTCGAGGTGTTGCGACAGCTCACCGAGGAGCCGGCCGAACCGTACGTGGTGGTGCTCGGCGGTGCCAAGGTCAGCGACAAGCTGGCCGTGATCGACAACCTGCTGAAGACCGCCGACACGCTGGTGATCGGTGGCGGCATGTTGTTCACCTTCCTTGCTGCACAGGGATATGAGGTCGGCAAGAGCCTGCTGGAGCAAGATCAGGTCGAGGTGGTCAAGGGCTACCTGGAGCAGGCAGACAAGGTGGGCAAGAAGATTGTGCTGCCGACCGACGTGATCGTGGCGCCCGAGTTCAAGGCCGACGCGAAGCCGACCGTGGTCGGCGTCGACCAGATCCCTCAAGATCAACTCGGCCTGGACATCGGTCCGGAGTCGGCGGCCGCGTTCGCCGCGGTGATCAAGGACGCCAAGACCGTGTTCTGGAACGGACCGATGGGCGTGGCCGAATGGGCCGCGTTCGCCGGTGGCACCCGCGCGGTGGCCCAGGCGCTGACCGAGGTGGACGGCCTGTCGGTGGTCGGTGGTGGTGACTCCGCTGCCGCCGTTCGTGATCTTGGTTTCGCCGATGATCAGTTCGGACACATCTCCACCGGTGGCGGCGCCAGCCTGGAATACCTTGAGGGCAAGGAACTCCCGGGCCTGGCCGTTCTCGGCTGA
- the gap gene encoding type I glyceraldehyde-3-phosphate dehydrogenase: protein MTVRVGINGFGRIGRNFFRAALASNADIEVVAFNDLGDDDTQAHLLKYDSILGRYPGSVEVVDGGIAVDGKVIKSYAEKDPAKLPWGEIGADVVLESTGFFTDATKAKAHIDGGAKKVIISAPAKNEDFTVVMGVNDGDYDPANHTVISNASCTTNCLAPLAKVLDDEFGIVKGLMTTIHAYTQDQNLQDGPHKDLRRARAAALNIVPTSTGAAKAIGLVLPQLKGKLDGYALRVPTPTGSVTDLTVEVGRETSVDEVNAAYQAAAEGPLKGLLTYNTDPIVSKDIETDPSSCTFDAPLTKVIGNQVKVIGWYDNEWGYSNRLVDLALLVGKSL from the coding sequence ATGACCGTACGTGTTGGCATCAACGGCTTCGGCCGCATCGGACGCAACTTCTTCAGGGCCGCGCTGGCCTCGAACGCCGACATCGAGGTCGTCGCCTTCAACGATCTCGGTGACGACGACACCCAGGCCCACCTGCTCAAGTACGACTCGATCCTGGGTCGCTACCCCGGCAGCGTCGAGGTCGTCGACGGCGGCATCGCGGTCGACGGCAAGGTGATCAAGTCGTACGCCGAGAAGGATCCGGCCAAGCTGCCGTGGGGCGAGATCGGCGCCGACGTGGTGTTGGAGTCGACCGGCTTCTTCACCGACGCCACCAAGGCCAAGGCGCACATCGACGGCGGCGCCAAGAAGGTGATCATCTCCGCCCCGGCGAAGAACGAGGACTTCACCGTGGTGATGGGGGTCAACGACGGCGACTACGACCCGGCCAACCACACCGTGATCAGCAACGCCTCCTGCACCACCAACTGCCTGGCCCCGCTGGCCAAGGTGCTGGACGACGAGTTCGGCATCGTCAAGGGCCTGATGACCACCATCCACGCCTACACCCAGGACCAGAACCTGCAGGACGGTCCGCACAAGGATCTGCGCCGGGCCCGTGCCGCGGCGCTGAACATCGTGCCGACCTCGACCGGCGCCGCCAAGGCGATCGGCCTGGTGCTGCCGCAGTTGAAGGGCAAGCTGGACGGGTACGCGCTGCGGGTGCCGACCCCGACCGGTTCGGTCACCGACCTGACCGTCGAGGTCGGCCGGGAGACCAGCGTCGACGAGGTCAACGCCGCCTACCAGGCCGCCGCCGAGGGCCCGCTGAAGGGTCTGCTCACCTACAACACCGATCCGATTGTCAGCAAGGACATCGAGACCGACCCGTCCTCGTGCACCTTCGACGCGCCGCTGACCAAGGTGATCGGCAACCAGGTCAAGGTGATCGGCTGGTACGACAACGAGTGGGGCTACTCCAACCGGCTGGTCGACCTGGCCCTGCTGGTCGGCAAGTCGCTCTGA
- the whiA gene encoding DNA-binding protein WhiA, with protein MAMTAQVKAELATIKVSKPSVRKAEVAATLRFASGLHIVSGRIVIEAELDTGAVARRLRTDIAEVFGHSSDLVIVNSSGIRRGTRYIVRVIKDGEALARQTGLIDSHGRPARGLPPQVVGAGLEECVAAWRGAFLAHGSLTEPGRSMALEVTCPGPEAALALVGAARRMSISAKSREVRNVDRVVIRDGDAIGQLLTRLGAHESLLQWEERRMRREVRASANRLANFDDANLRRSARAAVAAGARVERALEILGEDVPDHLKAAGMLRVENKQASLEELGQLHNPPLTKDAVAGRIRRLLATADKRAGELGIPNTEASLSPEMLEDRD; from the coding sequence ATGGCTATGACGGCGCAGGTGAAGGCGGAACTCGCGACGATCAAGGTCAGCAAACCCAGCGTTCGCAAGGCCGAGGTCGCCGCGACTCTTCGGTTCGCCAGCGGCCTGCACATCGTCAGCGGCCGGATCGTGATCGAGGCCGAACTGGACACCGGCGCGGTGGCCCGCCGGCTGCGTACCGACATCGCCGAGGTGTTCGGCCACTCCAGCGATCTGGTGATCGTGAACAGCTCCGGCATCCGCCGCGGCACCCGCTACATCGTCCGGGTGATCAAGGACGGCGAGGCGCTGGCCCGGCAGACCGGCCTGATCGACAGCCACGGCCGGCCTGCCCGCGGGCTGCCGCCGCAGGTCGTCGGAGCCGGGCTGGAGGAGTGCGTGGCGGCCTGGCGGGGAGCGTTCCTGGCGCACGGATCGCTGACCGAGCCGGGACGGTCGATGGCGCTCGAGGTGACCTGCCCGGGACCGGAGGCGGCACTGGCGCTGGTCGGCGCGGCGCGGCGGATGAGCATCTCGGCCAAGTCCCGGGAGGTCCGTAACGTCGACCGGGTGGTGATCCGCGACGGCGACGCGATCGGCCAGTTGCTGACCCGGCTCGGCGCGCACGAATCCCTGCTGCAGTGGGAGGAACGGCGGATGCGGCGGGAGGTCCGCGCCTCGGCCAACCGGCTGGCAAATTTCGACGACGCCAATCTGCGTCGCTCCGCCCGCGCCGCGGTGGCCGCCGGCGCCCGGGTCGAGCGGGCGCTGGAGATCCTCGGCGAGGACGTCCCCGACCACCTCAAGGCCGCCGGCATGCTGCGGGTGGAGAACAAGCAGGCCAGCCTGGAAGAGCTCGGCCAGCTGCACAATCCGCCGCTGACCAAGGACGCGGTGGCCGGCCGGATCCGTCGGCTGCTGGCCACGGCGGACAAGCGGGCCGGTGAGCTCGGCATCCCGAACACCGAGGCCAGCCTGAGCCCGGAGATGCTGGAAGACCGCGACTGA
- a CDS encoding gluconeogenesis factor YvcK family protein: MAEEVSLGRLPAVVAFGGGHGLASSLTALRRITDRLTAIVTVADDGGSSGRLRDELDCLPPGDLRMALAALCGDDESGRTWAEVLQYRFPGDGSLGGHAIGNLLIAGLWQRLGGDPVAGLDMVARLLDAKGRVLPMSAVPLQIEADVVGLDAAAPDEVSTVRGQAQVAKTMAEVRAVRLNPADPPASAQAVRAVGDADWLVLGPGSWFTSVIPHLLVPELARAIVDTGARRILTMNVQSDAETKGASAARHLELLAEHAPKLRLDVVIADRSFARDDPHLETYARSLGAELVLADVAHRDGSPRHDPLRLASAYADIMGV; the protein is encoded by the coding sequence ATGGCCGAGGAAGTCAGCCTCGGTCGGCTACCGGCGGTGGTGGCCTTCGGCGGCGGCCACGGACTGGCCTCCAGCCTGACCGCGCTGCGTCGGATCACCGACCGGCTCACCGCGATCGTCACGGTGGCCGACGACGGCGGCTCGTCCGGTCGGCTGCGCGACGAGCTGGACTGCCTGCCGCCCGGCGACCTGCGGATGGCGCTGGCGGCGCTGTGCGGTGACGACGAGTCCGGCCGGACCTGGGCCGAGGTGCTGCAGTATCGCTTTCCCGGCGACGGCAGCCTGGGCGGGCACGCGATCGGCAACCTGCTGATCGCCGGTCTGTGGCAGCGGCTCGGCGGCGACCCGGTGGCCGGCCTGGACATGGTGGCGCGACTGCTCGACGCCAAGGGTCGGGTGCTGCCGATGTCGGCGGTACCGCTGCAGATCGAGGCCGACGTGGTCGGGCTCGACGCCGCCGCACCCGACGAGGTCAGCACCGTACGAGGTCAGGCGCAGGTCGCCAAGACCATGGCCGAGGTCCGGGCCGTTCGGCTGAACCCGGCCGATCCGCCGGCCTCGGCGCAGGCGGTGCGCGCGGTCGGCGACGCCGACTGGCTCGTCCTCGGTCCCGGCTCCTGGTTCACCTCGGTGATCCCGCACCTGCTGGTGCCGGAGTTGGCCCGGGCGATCGTGGACACGGGAGCCCGCCGGATCCTCACCATGAACGTGCAGTCCGACGCCGAGACCAAGGGCGCGTCGGCGGCCAGGCACCTGGAGCTGCTGGCCGAACACGCACCGAAGCTGCGGCTGGACGTGGTGATCGCGGATCGAAGCTTCGCCCGCGACGATCCGCACCTGGAGACGTACGCCCGATCGCTCGGTGCCGAGTTGGTGCTCGCCGACGTCGCCCACCGCGACGGCAGCCCGCGGCACGACCCACTCCGGCTGGCGTCCGCCTACGCCGACATCATGGGCGTCTGA
- the rapZ gene encoding RNase adapter RapZ: MSGAGRSTAANALEDIGWYVVDNLPPSLLLEFCTLARQARQTRLAVVLDVRTRSFFEQLPNMFADLGNAGIQPEIVYLEAGDDVIVRRQESARRPHPLQGNGRLMDGITAERTSLATLRAAADLVIDTSSLNVHQLSTRINHAFGGLGQDQLRMTVVSFGFKNGIPIDADLVFDVRFLPNPHWIPALRPLTGLSREVSSYVLEQPGAEEFISQLQEMIKVIGAGYIREGKRFATLAIGCTGGKHRSTAIAEEFARRLREAGVATNVLHRDLGRE; this comes from the coding sequence ATGTCCGGGGCGGGTCGGAGCACCGCGGCCAACGCGCTGGAGGACATCGGCTGGTACGTGGTGGACAACCTGCCGCCGAGCCTGCTGCTGGAGTTCTGCACGCTGGCCCGGCAGGCCCGTCAGACCCGGTTGGCCGTCGTCCTGGACGTGCGCACCCGATCGTTCTTCGAGCAACTGCCGAACATGTTCGCCGATCTGGGTAACGCCGGCATCCAGCCCGAGATCGTCTACCTGGAGGCCGGCGACGACGTGATCGTCCGCCGCCAGGAGTCGGCCCGCCGCCCGCACCCGTTGCAGGGCAACGGCCGGCTGATGGACGGCATCACCGCCGAACGGACCAGCCTGGCCACCCTGCGTGCGGCCGCGGACCTGGTGATCGACACCTCGTCGCTGAACGTCCATCAGCTCAGTACCCGGATCAATCACGCCTTCGGCGGCCTCGGTCAAGATCAACTGCGGATGACCGTGGTCTCGTTCGGCTTCAAGAACGGCATCCCGATCGACGCCGACCTGGTCTTCGACGTCAGGTTCCTGCCCAACCCGCACTGGATTCCGGCGCTCCGTCCGCTCACCGGTCTGAGTCGCGAGGTCAGCTCGTACGTGTTGGAGCAGCCGGGTGCCGAGGAGTTCATCTCCCAGTTGCAGGAGATGATCAAGGTGATCGGGGCCGGCTACATCCGCGAGGGCAAACGGTTCGCCACGCTGGCGATCGGCTGCACCGGCGGCAAGCATCGCAGCACCGCCATCGCCGAGGAGTTCGCCCGGCGGCTGCGGGAGGCCGGCGTGGCCACCAACGTGCTGCATCGTGATCTTGGTCGGGAGTGA
- a CDS encoding pentapeptide repeat-containing protein — protein MINNSVDAGPDRAPRPPLAPRTGKARPAADAPTGGDDLIMNAIALAGVDLAALESDYAEASGSRFADVTLASSNWRHAAFADCSFSGCDLANAEFVESGWQRVEVRHSRMLGLQASGCSWKNVVIADTMINLANLRFLQAERVRFENCVLAGTDFGSSRLVDVVFADCDLTEAEFSNASLSRVRFERCRLVRIGGVAGLAGATVDRADLLELAETLAAALGIGVDDGSTQP, from the coding sequence ATGATCAACAACTCCGTCGACGCGGGCCCGGATCGGGCACCGCGACCGCCGCTGGCACCGCGTACCGGCAAGGCCAGACCGGCCGCGGACGCGCCCACCGGCGGCGACGACCTGATCATGAACGCGATCGCGCTGGCCGGAGTTGATCTTGCTGCACTGGAGTCGGACTACGCCGAGGCCTCCGGGTCGCGCTTCGCCGACGTCACCCTGGCCTCGTCCAACTGGCGGCACGCCGCCTTCGCCGACTGCAGCTTCTCCGGCTGCGACCTGGCCAACGCGGAGTTCGTCGAGTCCGGCTGGCAGCGGGTCGAGGTGCGGCACAGCCGGATGCTCGGGCTGCAAGCATCCGGCTGCAGTTGGAAGAACGTGGTCATCGCCGACACCATGATCAACTTGGCGAATCTGCGTTTCCTGCAAGCCGAACGGGTCCGGTTCGAGAACTGTGTGCTGGCCGGCACGGACTTCGGCTCCAGCAGACTCGTCGACGTCGTCTTTGCCGATTGCGATCTGACCGAGGCGGAGTTCAGCAACGCATCGCTCTCCCGGGTCCGGTTCGAACGCTGCCGGCTGGTCCGGATCGGCGGCGTCGCCGGTCTGGCCGGCGCGACCGTCGACCGGGCCGATCTGTTGGAGTTGGCCGAGACACTTGCCGCCGCACTCGGCATCGGGGTCGACGACGGATCGACGCAGCCGTGA
- the uvrC gene encoding excinuclease ABC subunit UvrC, producing MADPQSYRPRPGSIPDQPGVYRFSDDHGRVIYVGKAKSLRSRLNSYFADPRGLHPRTYAMVHTAAKVQWTVVQSEVESLALEYSWIKEYDPRFNIKYRDDKSYPWLAVTWSEEFPRVHVGRGAKRKGNRYFGPYGHAWAIRETVDLLLRVFPMRSCSQGVFRNAQQVGRPCLLGYIGKCSAPCVGRISADDHRDIVEDFCKFMAGQTAPVERRLKRQMQQASDDLEFEKAARLRDDLGALHRAMEKNAIAFRDGTDADVIALAEDPLEVAVQIFHVRGGRVRGERGWVADRADEGDTGELVEQFLLQLYSEADTSDPDQQAIPREILVPALPPSQQSLTELLGEIRGSKVDIRVPQRGDKRVLMDTVAKNAREALVRHKTVRAQDLSTRNRALEEIQTALELPAPPLRIECYDISNLQGTEVVASMVVFEDGLPRKSEYRRFVIKGFEGQNDVAAMHEVITRRFRRLLDEQASMQAPGDAATGEGPLLVDPTTGAPKKFAYAPALVVVDGGPPQVAAADAAMNELGITDVALCGLAKRLEEVWLPDEEDPLILPRTSEGLYLLQRVRDEAHRFAITHHRSRRSKSMVESVLDQVPGLGEVRRKALLSHFGSLKKLREARVEDIAAVPGFGDRTATAVKAALDQRPNGEVINTATGEILDGS from the coding sequence GTGGCAGATCCGCAGAGTTATCGTCCGCGTCCGGGGTCGATCCCGGACCAGCCGGGGGTCTATCGGTTCAGCGACGATCACGGCCGGGTCATCTACGTCGGCAAGGCGAAGAGTCTGCGGTCCCGGCTGAATTCGTACTTCGCCGACCCCAGGGGGCTGCACCCGAGGACGTACGCGATGGTGCACACCGCCGCCAAGGTGCAGTGGACGGTGGTGCAGAGCGAGGTCGAATCGCTGGCCCTGGAGTATTCCTGGATCAAGGAGTACGACCCGCGGTTCAACATCAAATACCGCGACGACAAGTCCTATCCCTGGCTGGCGGTGACCTGGTCGGAGGAGTTCCCGCGGGTGCACGTCGGCCGCGGCGCCAAGCGCAAGGGCAACCGCTACTTCGGCCCGTACGGTCATGCCTGGGCGATTCGCGAGACGGTCGATCTGCTGCTGCGGGTGTTCCCGATGCGGTCCTGCTCGCAGGGGGTTTTCCGCAACGCGCAGCAGGTCGGCCGGCCCTGCCTGCTCGGCTACATCGGCAAGTGTTCGGCGCCTTGTGTCGGCCGGATCAGCGCCGATGACCATCGCGACATCGTCGAGGACTTCTGCAAGTTCATGGCCGGTCAGACCGCACCGGTCGAACGACGGCTGAAGCGCCAGATGCAACAGGCCAGTGACGATCTCGAGTTCGAGAAGGCCGCCCGGCTCCGCGACGATCTCGGTGCACTGCATCGGGCGATGGAGAAGAACGCGATCGCCTTCCGCGACGGCACCGACGCCGACGTGATCGCGCTGGCCGAGGATCCGCTGGAGGTCGCCGTGCAGATCTTCCACGTCCGCGGTGGGCGCGTCCGCGGAGAGCGCGGCTGGGTGGCCGACCGGGCCGACGAGGGCGACACCGGCGAGTTGGTGGAGCAGTTCCTGCTGCAGCTCTACTCCGAGGCCGACACCTCCGATCCGGATCAGCAGGCCATCCCCCGGGAGATTCTGGTGCCGGCGCTGCCACCGAGCCAGCAGTCGCTGACCGAGCTGCTGGGTGAGATCCGCGGCAGCAAGGTCGACATCCGAGTCCCGCAGCGCGGCGACAAGCGGGTGTTGATGGACACCGTGGCGAAGAACGCCCGGGAGGCGCTGGTCCGGCACAAGACGGTCCGGGCTCAGGACCTGTCCACCCGCAACCGTGCGCTGGAGGAGATCCAGACTGCGCTGGAGCTGCCGGCGCCGCCGCTGCGGATCGAGTGCTACGACATCTCCAACCTGCAGGGCACCGAGGTGGTCGCCTCGATGGTCGTCTTCGAGGACGGCCTGCCGCGCAAGAGCGAGTATCGGCGGTTCGTGATCAAGGGGTTCGAGGGACAGAACGACGTCGCCGCGATGCACGAGGTGATCACCCGCCGATTCAGGCGGCTGCTGGACGAGCAGGCGTCGATGCAGGCGCCCGGGGACGCGGCGACGGGGGAGGGTCCGTTGCTGGTCGACCCGACCACCGGCGCGCCGAAGAAGTTCGCCTACGCCCCGGCGCTGGTGGTGGTCGACGGCGGGCCGCCGCAGGTCGCCGCAGCGGATGCAGCGATGAACGAGCTCGGCATCACCGATGTCGCCCTGTGCGGCCTGGCCAAGCGGTTGGAGGAGGTGTGGCTGCCGGACGAGGAGGATCCGCTGATCCTGCCGCGGACTTCGGAAGGGCTCTACCTGCTGCAACGCGTCCGGGACGAGGCGCACCGCTTCGCCATCACCCATCACCGGTCCCGGCGCAGCAAGTCGATGGTGGAGTCGGTGCTGGATCAGGTTCCCGGCCTGGGTGAGGTACGGCGCAAGGCCCTGCTCTCGCACTTCGGCTCGTTGAAGAAACTGCGCGAGGCCCGAGTCGAGGACATCGCCGCGGTGCCCGGCTTCGGTGACCGGACGGCGACCGCGGTGAAGGCGGCCCTGGATCAGCGACCCAACGGCGAGGTGATCAACACCGCCACCGGCGAGATCCTCGACGGTTCATGA